The DNA segment GTTATTTCCTCTTGCTGCTGCGCTATAACATCGTCACCGCTTCCATAGATTTCGTGATAAATCTGGGCATTTTATGGCTGCTGACCCATTTCCTAGGCGTCCATTACATGGTTGCCAACATCGCGGGACAGATTTTGGGGCCGGTCTTCAAGCTGCTGGCCAACGAATATCTGGTGTTCCCCAAATTTAAACACAAAAAGACCTCCGATACTGTAATCAAGGATATAAGGGAGAAAGCATGAACGATAAAAAAGCTGAGAGGGTGATAGACACATTCACCGGTCCCCTGGAAAGAAAAATTCTATGCAAGCTGGCCAACGCCCTTCCGGAGAAGGTTCTTCCCGACCATCTCACGGTTTTGGCGTTTGTGGGCACGCTTATCAGCGCGGCTGCCTATCTGCTGAGTGCGCAATCACGCTACTGGCTGTTTCTGGCCAGTTTCGGCTTCGTGCTGAACTGGTTTGGCGACAGCCTGGACGGCACCCTGGCCCGGGTTAGGCATATCGAGCGGGAGCGTTATGGCTACTTTGTGGACCATCTGGCCGACGCCCTGACCACGGTGATAATCTGCCTGTCTTTCGGCCTGTCACCCCTGATGCGCTTCGACATCGCGATGATGATAGCCATCGGCTATCTGCTGATGAATGTCTATGTGCACGTTTCCGCCTACACTCAAGGCGAATTCCGCATCTCCTACATGAAGTTCGGCCCCACCGAGATCAGGCTGGCCATCATCCTCTTCAATACCGTCATGTTCTTCTGGGACGGTCAAGTGCTGGAATACCGGGGCAACCACCTGACCATCATGGACCTGGGAGGATTGGTTTTCAGCCTGGCGTTTGTGGTCATATTCATCGTAAGCTTCATCAAAACGGCTCTCAAGCTGGATAAACTCGACCGGGCCAAAAAGCGGGACGAATGCAAACAGGAATAAGGACGGACAATCCTCGGAAAGATTCTGGGCTTCACCGCCATTGTATCCTGCCATCCGCGTCCTTAACGCCCGATTCTATCCCTCTTTAATGCCTCCCGCCCGATCCTCGCATCGAATGCGGGCATAATGCGGGAGGCGCATCCGGGCCACAGGGAAGGGCCTTAACGGCCAGACCATATCGCTTCTCCCATGCTAAATGCTGGCGTCGAGCGAGGAACGAGCATCGACGGCAGCAAATATTCCTGTCGTCCATGCACACTGAGTTTGCTGGACGTCAGGCCGTTCCAGGGCATTATCTGCCCGATTAGATATAGAGCCTAATAAACCGGTTTTGCGGAAAAGGGGGTCAGCGCCGGATGGCGTCGATGAGCTCGGAGAGCGGCTCTAGGGGATATTCTTTTTGCTCGCCGCTGTTCAGGTCCTTGAGAACGGCGCTTTTTTGGGCGAGTTCGGTTTCGCCGACGATCAGGGCATAGCGCGCCTGGCGGTTGTCGGCGGCTTTCAGTTGCGCTTTGAAGGAATGCTTGTCTGGATCCAGCTCGGCAAAAACGCCAGCCTTGCGTAACTCATTCAGATAAAGCAAAATGAACTCGAATGCCGCGGCACCCATCGGAATCACAAAAACATCGGGAACAGGAGCTTTTCCCAAGGACACGTTTTCCTCTTCCAGAGCCAGCAGCAGGCGTTCGAAGCCACCGGCGAAACCGATGGCGGGTATGCTTTTGCCGCCGATTTGTTCCAGCAGGCCATTGTAGCGTCCGCCCCCGGCCAGGGAATTCTGCGCGCCCAGGCCCATTGAAACGATCTCGAAGGCAGTGTTGGTGTAATAATCCAGACCGCGAACGATGCGGGGATTGATGGTAAATGGTATCTTCATCAGTTCCAAATGGTTCTGGGTGTCGGCGAAGTGGACCCTGCAGGGCTCGTCCAGATAGTCCAGTTGGGAAGGTGCGTCCTTGGCTATCTCTTTGCAGGTCATCACCTTGCAATCCAGCAAGCGGCGGGGTTTGAGGTCTATCCGCACCTGGCAGTCCGGACAGAGTTCCGCCAAATGGGGACGGAAGTATGCCTGCAGCGCTTTGTCATATTCTCTGGAGCAGTCGGCACAGCCCACGCTGTTCAGTTCCAGCCGCAGGTTGGTGAGGCCCATGCCGCTGAGGTAGAGCCAGAGGATGGAGATCACTTCAGCGTCATAATAGGGATGATTGCTGCCGATGAACTCGACGCCGTATTGCTGGTGCTGGCGGTAACGCCCTGCCTGGGGGCGGTCGTAACGGAACATGGGTCCGATGTAATACAGCTTGCGCGCCGCGGAGCCGATGTCCAGGCGGTTTTCCAGGTAAGCCCTGGCCACCGGAGCGGTTCCTTCAGGACGCAGCGCGAACTCGCGGCCTTTCTGGTCCGTAAAGCGGTACATTTCTTTTCTAACAACGTCGGAACTCTCTCCGGATGAGCGTTCGAACAGCGCGGCCTGCTCGAAGGCAGGAGTGCTTATCTCCTCATAGCCAAAGGCGGCGGCAAGCTCTCTAAAAGCGGCGGTAACTTTGTGCCACTTATAGCTTTGCTCCGGCAGAATGTCGTAGGTTCCACGGGGTCTCTTATATTGCATGATCACCTCAAGAAATAAAGCAATTCGTCAGTGGGCGCGGATTCGTCAAGCTGTAAATTCGGATAGCGCACGCCGGTGAGGTACAAACCCTGGGCGGGAGCGGTTGTAACCAGTTTCTGGCGCGGGTTGGCCTCGTCCAGGATGGCTTGCAGAACGTCGGGGCCCAGGCCGCCGTGATCCAGATTGACCAGGGTGCCAACGATGCGGCGCACCATGTTGTGCAAGAATCTGTCCGCGGTGAGGTCAAAGCGGATAATGCCCCGCTCCTCGGAGATTTCAAGCCTTTGGATGTCACAGATGTGGTTGGGCACCAAAGGATTGTCGCGGCTGAGAGAGGAAAAGTCGTGGGAGCCGATCAGCACTTCTGCCAGCCGGGAAAGGCTGGGCACCCCGATGTCGCGGCGGGGCATGAAACCCGTGTGCAGGCGGTTCAGCGGGGTTTGCAGCCGGGCCAGCAGATAGACGTAGCTGCGGGCCATGGCCTGGTAGCGGGCGTGAAAATCATCCGCCACCGCCCAGATGCCTGTTATCATCAAGTCCTGCCCAAGTTTGTTGTTCAGGGCAAGCATGAGCTGGCGCGGGCTCATTTTGCCGCGGTAGTCGAAATGGGCGAAATGGGCTAGGGCATGGACACCAGCGTCAGTGCGGCCCGCTCCGGTGACTCCGGGATGGCGAACTCCGATCTGGTGAAAAGCGGAGATGAGGTCACCCTGGATGCTGCGTCCCGCGCACTGGACCTGCCAGCCGCGGAAGCCGGTCCCGTCATACATCAGGCGCATCAAAAAGCGGGCCATATTCTCACACCGAACTGATAAGCACCATCAGGGTCATCAGGCTGAGGGCGATGAGGTTGGACGCGGGCCTGCCGGATTCGGCCACAGGGGCTTTCAGCAACCAGGCCAAATGAGCCTCGATCACATCCGAATCCCGGTAAACCCTGGTCGCGGCGGCGATCATGCTGTCCAGAACCGTGCCGATGCTGCTATGCCCTTTGAGCTTGTGCCGGTCGAAATGCCTTGTATAGGCCCTGATGTAGAGAGCAGTGGCCAGGATGAAGCGCAGCAACCTCATGCCCCACTTGCGCTTGCGCAGCCATGAGGTGTCGCGCAGAACCAGGCTGAGATGCAGGTTGCCGAAACAATAGACGGTGGCCTCGATGAAGAAGATCAGCTTCAGGCTGAAGAGCAGCATATCGGGAAATTCAGCTTTGAAGATGGTGCCAAAGACCCAATAGGCCGCCAGAAAAGGCAGGGTGAGGCGCAGTCCCCGGAGGAGCTTGGGATAGAGGGAAAGGTCGAGCAGCATGAATAGGCAGTAGAGGGCCATCAGCATGCCAAGCTGCCGCCAGGACGCGTCCAGAGCGGCAAACAGGGCCAGCACCAGGATCAGCAGCCACAGCCAGAGGTTTTGCCCGCTGAGGGCAGAAGCCTGGTTGTTACTCTGCGGGCCCATCCGGTGTCAGGGTCTGGGAACCGCCGTCATCCCCGGGCTGGCCATCATCCTGGGGCGGTTCCTCCGGCGATTCCCCATCCGGGGCCGGCTGGTCCGGCAAAGGCTCTTCCGGCTTGGGTTTTTCGGGTGTGGACTCCTCCGGCAAGGTTTCCGGCTTCACTTCTCCGCCCTCCGCTTCATCCGAATCCGGGGATTCTTCCTTATCCAGGTCCGGAGAATCCTCCTGGGGCTTTATCTCCGGCTCGGCTTGCGGTTCCGGCTCCTGCTCCTGCCCGTCCGCCGGTTTCAGCGAATCGGCAACCGCCGTCGAATCAGCCAGAGCCTGCAGGCTGTCCGCCACTGCCAGGGAATCCGGCAGTTCGTCACCGCTTCGCAGCTTGAAATTCCTGCCATCGTAAAAACGGGAGGTCATGGAGCCGTATTCCCCGGTGCGCTCAAGCTCCAACACTTTGTCCAGATAGGGTTTGGCGGCAGTGGTGTCCGGCACTTCGAAAGTGTGGAACCAGCCCAGGCGGTAGTTGGCCTTCAGGCTGATCGGCAGGTAATCCGAGGCGGCCAGTTCGTTCAGGATCACCAGCATGGAGTCCGGCTCAGATTCAGCCATGCCGAAAGCCCTGTCCAGAAGAAGCTCCTGGGCTTCCTCGTCGGGATCGATGAGGCGCACCGTTTCGCCGGCCAGCAGGTCATCCATGGCGTTGGTGTATTTATTGTTGGGAAAGCGGGTTAGCATATCTGAGTATATTTCTTCCATGCTCGGACGGTCGGGGCCGGTTCTGCTGTGGATGTTGGCCTGGGAAAAGAGGGCCATGGGTGTCAGTTCCCTGTCGTAACGGACAAAAAGGGCATCCATAGCTTCCAAGCGGTCCCGGGTCTGGTTCAAATCCGTTTCCGCTGCCGATAACCGCTGCTGAAGCTGCCTGCGCTGTTCCTCCTGGTCGGGAGCCTTTTCCGGTTCGTCAATTTCTGCCAGGCTGTCGGCTTCAGCAGGCACCTCCAGATCGAGTTCCGGCAAGCCCAGGCTGTCCGCTTCAGCATACAATTCCGGATCCATATCCGGAAGGCCCAGGCTGTCAGGCAATGCTTCCCGGCCGGGCTCGAACTCCTCTATCCTCAGGCTGTCAGCCTCCGTTTCAGCAAAGGTCATAGTATCCGCGGTGCCCAGGCTGTCGGCGCTGACATTCAGTTCCATCTCCAGACCGGGAATCGACAGGCTGTCAGCAACCATTGGGGCATCGGCAACGACTGTCAAACTGTCAGCCTCGACCTCCGTCCTGTCCGGCAGAACCGGTTCCGGCAAGGCTGCCAAAGCCTGTCCCAAAGAGTCAGCAAGGCTTTGTTTGGCATCCAGTTTCACTGCCAGGCTGTCCCGCAGGGTTTGCAGGCTGTCCCTGGAATCGATTATCCGCTGATACATCAGCAGCGCGGAATCCGGCAGGGAGAAAACGCTGAAGTAGTTTTCCGCGGCGGTGATGTGGTAGTCCACAAACTGCTGCAGGTTGTTGGTGGGATCGAAGCCCGGCTTGGTTTTGAGCTGAGTGACCGCCGTGGCTTTTTGCTGCCCGGGTTCGGCTAGTTCCGAGTTGGAGAATTCAGTTCGCACCTTATTGTAGGCCGTGCCGGCTTTGTCCAGGTCACGCAGCTCGTAGAAATAATATTCGCCCAAATGGTATTGCGCCTCGGCTGAACTCTGCGTGCGGGGATAGACCTTCATGATATCCTCTATCTCCGCCAGGCCTTTTTCCCCTTCGCCGCGGGCCAGCATCAGCCTGGCTTGCAGCACCCTGGCCTGGGAAACCTTCTCCGGCCGGAGTTCGTCTTTGAGCAGTTTGCGCAGGGTCTTGTCGCTTTGCTCATGCTCGCCGAGCATAAACTGGTTCAAAGCCACGTAGTAACGCGCTTCCAGCTTCATCGGCTGGGGGATGCGGCGGTCTCTGGCTATCTTTTGAAATTCCTCCAGCGCTGCCCGGTAGTCTTTCTGGATGAAGTAGTTTTGGCCATAGATGAAGAAAGCCTCGCGGTATTCGCTGGATTTGGGATAGTCCGTGATGATCCTGCCAAGCCAGTACTGGGCTTCCAGATAATCCTTGTCGGCGATGTTGAAGTCTGCCAGGGTCAGCAAGGCGCGGGGGTGCAGTTTCTTGTGTCGGGGGTCCAGGATGAATTCCTGCAATACCTTAACCGCGTCGTCCATGCGGTTGATGTCGCGCAAAACCTTTGCCAGATAGATATGCGCCTCGCCGAAGAAGGGGCTTTCAGGAAAACCTTTGATCAGGGATTCGAACTGGTCCTTGGCCTGGAACGAGCTGTTGCCTTTATAGTAGAGGGCCCTGGCCATCAGGTAGAGGGCATCGTCGGTCCGGCTGTCCCGGGTTGGGTTGCTGAGAATGATGCCGCATTTCTGGATCGTTTTGGTGTATTCCTCCACGGCCTGGTTGTTGGGCCGGCCGTTGGCGTTCAGAGGCCTGGCCTGGGCGGCGGCGAAATACTTGCGCGCGTTGTAAAGCGTGTTCACCTGGATGCAGGAGGCCAAAGCAAGGGCCAGCAAGAGCAGCGGAACTATTTTTCTCATAATCGCATCCGGGCGCGGTGGCGATTATTTGTCAATACAAATCTACACCCGCGGCGGCCACTTCGCTCAGGACGGCTCCCGACGCCAGCAAATCTATCGCCGAGTTGACGTCCGGATAAGCGATCCGGTCTTCCTCAAGCCGGGGCACGCTTTGGCGCAGCAGGGCCTTCACCCGCTCCAGCACCGGCGAACTGGAAATGCCCCTCATATCAAGGGCCTGGCAGGCGATCATGAGCTCGATGGCCAGAACGCCGCGCACGTTCTCCACCACCTGCGTCAGCTTGTTGGCGGAAATGGAGCCCATGGACACGTGGTCTTCCTGGTTCGCGGAGGTGGGGATGCTGTCAACGCAGGCGGGATGGGCCAGAACCTTGTTTTCCGAGACCAGCGAGGCGGCGGTAAGCTGCACTATCATGAAGCCGGAATCGATACCCGGACGCTTGGCCAGAAAAGCATTCAGCCCACGGTTGAGGGCGGGATTGAGCATTTGTTCCACCCTCCGCTCCGCGATGGAGGCCAGTTCGGCGATCGCGATGGCCAGCGTATCCAGAGCCAGGGCAAGAGGTTGGCCGTGGAAGTTGCCTCCGGATATCACCTTCTCTTCGTCGGGGAAAATCAGCGGATTGTCGGTGGCGGAATTGATCTCGACGGTCAAAACCCCGCGCGCGTAGGCCAAAGCGTCACGCGTGGCGCCATGCACCTGTGGCGTGCAGCGCAGGCTGTAGGCATCCTGAACGTTGCCGCAGTTCTTGTGTGAAGCGCGCAAGGGGCTGTTGGCCAGCAGGTTGCGCAGATTGGCCGCGCTGTCTGCCTGGCCGGGGTGGGGGCGCAAAGCATGGACCAGCGGATCAAAAGCCCGCGGCGTGCCCCGCAAAGCGTCAATGCTGGCAGCGGCGCTGAGGTCGGCATATTTGCACAACCTCTCGGCCTCCAGCAGGTTCAAGACTCCCAAAGCGGCCATCACCTGGGTGCCGTTGTTAAGCGCGAGTCCCTCTTTGGCAGCCAGTTTCACAGGTTCCAGTCCGGCTTTGCGCATGGCCTCCGCTCCGCTCATTATCTGGCCCTGGAATTCCGCCTCGCCTTCCCCGATGAGCGGCAAAGCCAGATGGGAAAGGGGTGAAAGGTCGCCGCTGGCTCCAACTGAACCCCGCATCGGGATCAACGGATGAACGCCCCGGTTGAGCATTTCCACCAGGGTTTGCAAAGTTTGCACGCGGATGCCGGAATGCCCCTTGGCCAAAACGTTCACGCGCAGCAGCATGATGGCGCGCGTCTGGGCAATGGAATAAACCGGGCCAACACTGGTGGCATGGCTGCGGATCAGGTTAACTTGAAGTTCCGCTGTGTGTTCCGGGGGCACGGTGACCGTGCTGAATTTGCCGAAACCGGTGGTGAGCCCGTAAACCACATCTCCCCTCGCGATAACCTTGTCCACGTATTCGCGGCATTTCTTCACTTTGGCCAGGCAGGCGTCGGTTAATGCTATGGGCGTCCGCTTTGTTGCTATTGCCTCAACCTGTTCCAGGCTCAGGCTGTTTCCGTCGATTGCTATTGTCTGCATTGGGGTCCTCTTTTGACGGCTGGCGGCACTTTGGCTGTTGGCCTCCGCCAACCGATGTTTGCACAAAGTTTTTTTCCGCCCCTTTTTTGTCAAACCCCTTGTGCCAGTCAGCCTGCCATGCTTCACAAACTCCCGGTCTGACGCTTCCCCTGCAACTTTTTGGAATCGTTTTTTGGGAATCCATCAGGGAATGCCGGGGAAAATAGTTCTTGACACAGGATAGCGATTCATTTAAAATACAACCAGTTAGGATGAACGGTCATAGTTGAACAAAAGGCTCGCGATACGCATTTAGCTTGAGTTCATTAAAGAAGAACGCGCGTAAAGCCCTGTATCAATGGGGAGGATCGATGAAAAAACGTTTGTGGTTTACGTTGCTGTTACTTATGTCTATTGGTCTGCTAACAGGTCAGACATGGATACGCTACTATCTCTTTGATGATCTTTGTTCGGGTCTCTATGATAGTGCGAGTTCAGAAGTTTGTAATGTTATCCCTGCAATTGATGGAGGATATTTACTCCAAGGATATGTTGAGTTTGCATATGGAGATATACCGGCATACGCTGACAATGTATTCTGGAAACTCGACGAATATGGCGAAATTGTTTGGAGAAGAACGGGGGGAGGAAACTTCGCATTTAACAGTATAGTCTCCAATGGTATAGACAGATACTATTGCCTTCGCACTCAATCAGGATATTCTACCCTATATATCTTCGACAACGAATTAAATTGGCTGGGCTACTATCATAATTATACGGTATCCTTATACGACATGCAATATGTTGAAGATGGCTTGGTCTTTGCGGGTAAAGTCAATGGCCAAGCTGTGGTACTTAAAACCGATTTCCAGTTCAATGTGATCTGGCAGAGCGATCCTTTTTGGGCAATGGGTCAAGCGCGTTCAGTTGAGCCTTTTGGAGATGGATGGATTTCTCTTTCGAGTAGAGTTTTTACGGAAATCAATGCAGTAGGGGATACTCTCTGGACTTACTATGACTCAATAAACAATACCGGGTTCTATGACTGTACTGTATCTGAAGATGGCAGCATTTATTTGCTTGGTTTATATAAGCTTTGGAAAGTAGATATTATCGAGCATACACTGGACCTGGTAGCTGCTAATACTCCTGGCTTTGATACTGACCTACATGGTGCAATCGACATTCTTCCCAACGGCAACATTGTATATACCGGTGGCAGACCAAGCACAGGTCCGATTCTCCACAGCTACAGTCCTAATGGAGTGATTCAATGGAGTAGATCGTATGACACTTTGGGAGCGATATATTTTGGGACAGGCTCAAAGAACCTTTTGGTTATGCCCGATGGCAGCATCCTGTTTTGCATGCATCATGGTACTCTTGTCCTAGTAAAAACTGATCCTGATGGCAATGTAGTAGCCAATAACGACCCTGTCGCGCCTGCCCCAACAGCATCCATCATCTGTTATCCGCAACCCGCAGCCAACAGTGTAATGGTTTCAGTTAAAAGTGACCTGGTGGGCGATTTGGGATACAGCATAATCAATATCAAGGGGCAAAAGGTGTATTCCGGCAAGATCGATGGGCGTCACCGGGAGCAAAGCTTTGAGCTTCCAAACGAAGCTCTGGACCGTATGCCCAATGGCATTTACCTGATCAGCCTGGAACAGGGGAAACGCAGAATCGCCGCTGCCAGGCTGGTGATGTTCAAATAAGGAGCCTTAATAATTCACAAGCCCAAAAACCCTGTGTGAATTATTATCTCATTGTTCCCCAACATGTTAACCCGAATAATTCACAAATATCCCTCTCTTATATACCCGGAAAACGGCATGAGGGGCAGGGTATGCTGGTAAGGGGATAGATGTATTTATATAATATAATAAAATATAAAACTATAATATATCATATATATTCTATCTATATCTCTTATATATAATTATCCTGCATTGCCTCTCCCTCCGGTCATCAGGTTAGAGCCGTATGTAATAGAGAGCTATATTTGTGAATTATTCGATCTATCTCATTGCCAGCCAGCGCGTTAATAATTCACACAGGGTTTTTGGGCTTGTGAATTATTCGGAATCACGGCCGTTATTTCCCACCCGCTAAAACAAGTCCCCCAATTCAATCCGTTAATCCGTCCGATCCGCTAATCCGTATGAAAATCACTCTGTTACATCCGTGTTCATATCCGCGAAAATCCTGGACAAACCCCTGTTTTCCCGCCCACTATCAATTCCAGCCTGACTCCTCCTTTGCCCTATCCAATTAGCCTCTCACTTACTTCCCGTTGACTTCCCGTTTGAAAGGCGGGAACTCAGCGGGAAGTGAACGGGATGTGAGTGGGATGGGGTAAACGGCGAAGCCCGCTGCTTTCATCAGGGTTTTCTGATGGTTTGCAGCATCGACTGAGGCAATGAATGATTCTTACAATACATCCTGTCGTCCATGCTCACCGCGTTTGCTGTACGCCGGGGATGGATGGCTGGAGTCGAGCGAGGAACGGGCATCGGCTACAGCAAAGTATAAGCACTGCGATGTATCCGAAATGGCTGAGAAATTGCCTGGGCAACAAACTGCGGAAGCTTCCCTCTTCGCGGTCCATGGCCGGGAAACAAGCCATCATGGGCATCCCGGCGGAAAGGCTTGACAAATACACCCCCTGTCTTTTCTGGTCCCAAAGGCACAATTTGCGTATAAACATAAGGAAAGAAATGCGTTTTGAACAAGAACTGAAAGTGATAAAAAGAGCAGTGGATGAGATCATTCCGCTGGAAGACCTGCTGGCCAAACTCGAAAAAAGCGATAAGACCGGCCAGCCGTTGCGGATCAAATTCGGGATCGACCCCACCGGTTACGACGTCCATCTGGGGCATCTGGTGCCGATCCGCAAGATGCGTGATTTTCAGGACCTTGGCCACACAGGGGTGATCATCATCGGCGATTTCACAGCCCAGATCGGCGACCCCACCGGCCGCGACGAATCGAGGCCGCCGCTCACGCACGAGGAAATCCTGGCCAACAGCGAAAAATACATGGAGCAGCTTTACACCGTCCTAAAGCCCGAACAGACGGAAGTCCGCTGGCAGAGCGAATGGTTCAGCTCCATGGGCATGGCGGAAATCCTGAAAATGATGGGAAAATTCACGCTGGCCCAGTTCATGGCCCACGATACTTTCAGGACGAGGTTTGAAGCCGGCCTGGCCCTGGGCATGCACGAAATCATGTATCCCGTCCTGCAGGGCTACGACTCCGTGGCCATCAACAGCGACGTCGAGCTGGGCGCCACCGAGCAGAAATTCAACATCCTCTGCGGACGCGACATGCAGCGCCACTTTGGCCAGGAGCAGCAGGTGGCGGTGCTCTCACCCATCCTCACCGGCACCGACGGCGTGAACAAGATGGGCAAATCCCTGAATAACTACATCGCGGTATTTGACAGTCCCGATGATAAATACGGAAAGGTGATGTCCATTCCGGACAGCCTCATCCTGAACTATTTCAAGTATGCCGCGAACGCCGACGAGGAAACGCTGGCCGAGGTGACCGGCGAACTGGCCAGGGGAAGCAATCCCATGTTGCTGAAGAAAAGGCTGGCGCGCGAGATAGTCGGTTTTTACCACGGGGAGGAAGCCGCGCTGAGCGCTCAGGAAAACTTTGAACGGCTCTTTTCCAAACGCGAGCTTCCGGAGGAGATGCCGGAGTTTGAAGTTGGCGAGCCCGTGGTCCGCCTGGTCAAGCTGCTCACCGACAGCGGCTTATGCGCCAGCGGAGGCGAGGCCAAACGCCTCATCCTGGGCGGCGGGGTGAGCATCGACGGTGTCAAAGCCGATTCGACCGACGCCGAAATCACCGTCGCCGACGGCATGGTGCTGCGGGCCGGCAAACGCAAGTTTATGCGGCTCAGGAAGGCCTGATATGACCCCGTCAATTGGATTGATACGCACCGTTCTGAACGGCATCGTTATCCTGATCGTTTTTTACTCCATCATCATCCATGAAGTCAGCCACGCCGTGGTATCCTACTGGCTGGGCGACGACACGGCCAAACGGGCCGGCCGGCTGAGCCTGAATCCCTTCAAGCATATCGATTGGTTCGGCACTGTAATCCTTCCCCTGATAATGTATTACACTGTCGGCGTGATCTGGGGCTACGCCAAGCCCGTGCCGCTGAACCCTTACAACTACAGAAACATGAAACAGGGGATTGGGCTTTCGGCGATGGCAGGACCTGTTTCAAACATCCTTATCGCGATAGTTTTCGCCCTGCTTTACCATCTGAGCCCCGGCAACCAGTTGCTTTCCCATATCTTTCAGATGGTGGTGTTTTTCAACCTGCTGCTGGCTTTTTTCAACCTCATCCCCATCCCTCCGCTTGACGGGAGCAAGGTTTTGGGCATGTTGCTGCCCGACGACTCCTACTGGCGCTGGATGGCCCAGGAAAGGACAGGCATGTACGTGCTTTTCGGCATCCTGATAGTATCCCAGCTTTTGGGGCTGAACATCATCGGAAGGCTAATCCTGCCCCCCATCAACCTGGTGATGGGCCTGCTGGGCGTTGTCTGATTATTAAAATACATACATAAGGAACACAAACATGGAAAAGACCAAAATCCTCGAACTCATCAA comes from the Candidatus Cloacimonadota bacterium genome and includes:
- a CDS encoding tyrosine--tRNA ligase translates to MKVIKRAVDEIIPLEDLLAKLEKSDKTGQPLRIKFGIDPTGYDVHLGHLVPIRKMRDFQDLGHTGVIIIGDFTAQIGDPTGRDESRPPLTHEEILANSEKYMEQLYTVLKPEQTEVRWQSEWFSSMGMAEILKMMGKFTLAQFMAHDTFRTRFEAGLALGMHEIMYPVLQGYDSVAINSDVELGATEQKFNILCGRDMQRHFGQEQQVAVLSPILTGTDGVNKMGKSLNNYIAVFDSPDDKYGKVMSIPDSLILNYFKYAANADEETLAEVTGELARGSNPMLLKKRLAREIVGFYHGEEAALSAQENFERLFSKRELPEEMPEFEVGEPVVRLVKLLTDSGLCASGGEAKRLILGGGVSIDGVKADSTDAEITVADGMVLRAGKRKFMRLRKA
- a CDS encoding site-2 protease family protein — protein: MTPSIGLIRTVLNGIVILIVFYSIIIHEVSHAVVSYWLGDDTAKRAGRLSLNPFKHIDWFGTVILPLIMYYTVGVIWGYAKPVPLNPYNYRNMKQGIGLSAMAGPVSNILIAIVFALLYHLSPGNQLLSHIFQMVVFFNLLLAFFNLIPIPPLDGSKVLGMLLPDDSYWRWMAQERTGMYVLFGILIVSQLLGLNIIGRLILPPINLVMGLLGVV